aaaaaaataataatatggaCGATAATAATCACGGTAATTCGGTAGATCGTAGGCTCGTAGCACGTGCCCATACCGCAGAGAACAGTATATATTtgaatgcaaaagaaaaaatatatagaatatagggCAATTTCACCACTACCCCTCTTAAATATCTAAATATCGTAAATACccctataaaattaaaaatatcatatatatcccTTCAAATGTAGAAAATTATCATGAATACCCTTTTTTCTAACGGACGTTAAGATTAGGTTATAAAATGANTGAGGTGATtccaaaattctaaaaaaatcacTCATTATGTTGTATATTACGCTTCTTATAAGAATTCAAATAGagaataatacaaaaaaataatactatttagACATTCAAAAAACGAGGATAAATTAATTTACATTCCACTATCGCACTAATTAGTGTAGTCTTATTTTTTAGCATTAATAGTTCAGAAGGCTTATTTAAACTATTGAATTTGCTAGTCACAAAATTTACTTTCAATTTCGTTTCTTTAAGAAGAAGTCAATCATGTTGACGAACTCGATAATCAGACGGGGTGGGTGGCGTGTACAATCTCGAGATTGACGTCggaatttagaatttttgtacTATCTTAATTTTCCGACGTTGGACTCTCCACAAGTGGGGCCCACTTTTTTTCCATACCATCggttattatttaataaaaaaataaaaatatggacGATAATAATCTCGGTAATTCGGTAGATCGTAGCACGTGCCCATACCGCAGGGAACATTATATATTtgaatgcaaaagaaaaaatatatatatgggacGCATTCATGAGATAGCCGGGCTATGGGTCGTCTCATAGTCATCGAGATTCCCACCGAATGAACGGTTTGAGATCCAGATCCCCGTATCAGATAATATGAAAAGAGAAATGTTTCCATACATcataaatgttaaaatttaattcttaattaataaaatatataattaaattttatataaagtaaTCTGTTGAATAGGTTACCAATTTGAATAGTCAATatgacaatattgaaaaaaaataaataatatataccaaatttgtcagcatcctataaatattaaaaatctgaTTTACTTTGgtaacttaccaaattagataatacTTAATTTGTTAAGTATTTagcttaaaaaattattgaatttaaatttaatttttgaagttggtattgtaatgtaaaattttaattttgaaatttatattaaacttttaaatttgaatctaaattgaacttttaatcttaaagccaaattttaatttttgatttaaattaaaattttgaattgaaactgaaagttttattttaaatttgtgttttatatttaaaaaaattgaatttgatttataattaagttttaaatgttgaatttaaatttacaatttggttgtaatttgaaatccaactattgttgtaggcatTTGAAAAGGTCACagtatttttagttggataaaaCTGGTTTTGTAGACCCAAAAATTTTACaaagaccaaaatactctttaaATAGGTACCTGGTGAATTGTGTCTATGCTTCAATAGTAGGTCATCTCTAGAGtcatattaaatctaaaccatctattaagaaaaataaatggtcaagattTATATGATGTATTGAAGCATTACTTATCTGAAAAATATGAGAAGTTAATATACGAAAGATGTACTGTAACTAACAATTGAATTTACGCACGGACCATTCTTagcacaaatggcaaaaaattagataattagtattcgaaatctcaaatttaaatcttagTGGATTTATATTTCTggctcaatttatttttttaaaaaataaataaataatagcatgttatctttctctttaaaaaaattaataaatttaaatatcttagGTCGATTGTTTAcatctaataaattattatttaaaagatCGGATTGTTATAACTAGTATCAAACCTGGTTTAGCAGTTGAAAGTGATCTTTATGTCAAAATTGGAAGAATATAAAAGACTTATATGTAACTAGCATATTATTACTAATAACTAagcttaaaaattttgaaataataatttaaacatAACGAGTTATTAGGTACTAGTAGACTGGGCAGTTCTGCAGGGCCcatccataatttttttggcttttcaTTACAATTCTTCGGACATTTCTCTATAGCGTGTAAAGAGAATTGCGAAATATACTGCCTGTGTTGCCTAGATCAACAGCTCCCAGGTCAATCAAGTACAATTATATTAGcacaaaatcttttaaaaatatacttttactattatctaaaaataatatattaattataattcgaattttttttgttgaaagaaTAGTATCGtgctatctgtttcatttattttttaaaaaataaatttagcttgacatgtgaatcaaatagaatttgaacttgagaacttaataaatttttatgataccAAATTTAACTTCATTTGTAAAATAGTCCCGTTCACTTAAAAGCCTCGAAATTTATGGAGCTGGAATATTAGAGcatctttaattatttatttctaaaggATGGCCACTAGGGTCTAATTGTAAGAGCCATGTTCAAATAGGTCTCCTATCCTGTTCCTATTGCCACTCTAGTCACCTTAATAACTTAATTAGGACTTAGTTTACTCATACCTATCCCGAACCATTACTGAGCATTTATTAGATTCTACCCAAACACTCCCATGACAGGGTTTCTACAGTTCTACTAGATGGGATAGGATTTGGTCCACTCTAAGTAGTAATTAATTAGATCCAACACCAttgtgtagtttttttttttaaaaaaaaatactacttaTTTTTTGTTCGAATCCGAACTTTATTCTGCACACAATCATTTGGGAGTCAGAATTTTTCTTTggttagtttaaaaaaaaagactaccTGCCGTAGACAATCTGATTAAAAGGGATGATCAGAAAATAACAAGTGTGTTTTCTGTGCTGATAATTTGGAAACGGTAGATCACTTGTTGATGGGATGTGTtgttagtagatttttttttatttcactccTTGATGACTCTCATGTTTTCACCTTCACAGAGAATGTCAACACCGCTTGGGAGGCACTGGCAGTGAAGAGGTCACAGGGTGACACTGCGAAGGTCCAAATTCTTGTGGCAGCCACATGGTGGACGATTTGGAGTGAAAGAAATAATGTTATCTTTCGAAATCTATCAATAGACGCTATCCCTTCTGCTCACCGTATTGGACTACCGGTGAAGGAGTGGGCCGATTTTTATAGAGTTGTGTGAGCTTGGTGTTTGGCACACCATTCgtttttgttgtttgttctTATTTTGTATTGGGTTCTTCTTTcttgctcttttttcttttgactttttattttctaaggGCTCGGCTGTCTCACTCTGTGTAACTTAATTCActtatttaatgaatgaaactggtagcgtgctatttttttctttaaaaatagaaaaagaaatccACAAAACCAAATTTACATGTTTGGATTGAGTCTTGCGACTTTGAAAAATGTTGAAAACCATTTTTCTTTGggaaacaaaaattacaaaattaccAGAGTCTAAAATCCAAAGGGAAGGTCAAACAATGGAGCTTATAAAAGTCAAAAGCAGATTTTAAAGGAAGGGAGGAGGACAAAGGTTTCTTCACAGCTTCCCACAGAAAaaaaagcagcagcagccgagaTCCGTACAAAATACAATACATGGATTCTTTCTACTCTTCTAGAAACGACATCTTTTCTAAGTCGGTAACCACAAACAAACACCACGGAACCATCTACGCGCGTGCTAACCCAGCTACAATAACTTTAAGATGGTAATTAGGAGTTGATCACCCATGTTGGACTATTGAGTTATGCTAGGTCAGGTGGGATCAAGTCGCGTTGGGTCCGATCGATATGCTGTTCATGCCTTTCAATTTTTAGGAGTTCTATGGTACCGCAGTATTAAacctttcaaaatatttaaaaaatatcaacttTCAAAATATCATCATAGCGTGATTAAGGTGTTATCAACACAAACATTTTGTTTTGGACGGAAAAATTAACCATCAAAGCTTCTATTGTAGCACATCTTTGTGTTTTTTGATTAAACATAGGTATATCCTATTTTAGGAGacaagagagaaaagaaaaagacggTAGGCATCAGATAGAGAGTGCATGACAGCCTACAAAACAAGGTCGAAATAGGAGAAAGAAAACGAAAAGCAAAactaaaggaaaagaaaatagcaGCAGTGTCATGTCTGAAGCGTCTGAAGTGTCGATTTCCACAGTCGCACCGTACAAAGAACACTTCTTTTCAAGACTTCACTCTGGCAAAGGCGATTATTGAAAATTCTTCTGTCCCGCTCGTTCCATAGCTTCCAGCAGCCTGCAGTGAAAAAGAGGTCGAAAATGGTTTTAGCTTGTCCAGATAATGCCATTCTTGTGTTGCTCCAGCGCTTTCCTAGCTTCCCATAGGAACATGTTGTCAATTTTTGCACGGAAGGACATCTTTGTTTTGGAGGAAGAAATTATCACCAAAACTTCTATAGTAGGATGTTGATGCTTTAACAACTATAATTTTCTAAAGTTATCAATCTGGGTACTGCACAATTATGAAACGGAATGGAAAGGTTAAACAAGCAAAGTGGGACTTCAATTGCTGAATGATAAGGCCATAAAGGCTCCATGCATTAGAATTGGTCGCAAAAGTACTCCGCAGTTTCTCGTAAATTGAAAGCATCTTCTGGAAACTCTTTCTTCTGGAAGTTTCGTATTGCacaattttagatcaaaatttaattttgggaAAGAATGAATTGTTTACTTGATTGGACTTGGTTGCCTCTTTGTCCTACTCACATCAATTAAACATTATTATAAATCTTCTTTTTTGAACATTTTAAACCAATATAAGTCAACAAAGAGAAGGGGGTCAAGCCACGCATCAGCACTCGCAAAAGGGTCGGTGTTGGCGACTCAGGTGCTATATGGGTCCACATCGGGCCCCAGAGAAGCTTCCATTTTAGATCACAATATGCCTTTATTGATCATGTTGGTATCTCCATCTCGTGGAGTCATTTTAAAACTTATTCTTCCTAAATTATTCTTAGTGGAGTCACTATATATAATtcattacttaaaaataaacttatttcTATAGATGTTAGTTGAAAATTATTATGCTGGTAAAGTTCAAATTAATATTCTAAAACTAATATTTCCTTGGGCCTTGACCCATAAAATCACAGAAATTGTAATTTGTTATGGGCCAAATTCAAGTTGGGCTCACTTTTGGCCCACTAAACCTTTACGAACTTCGTCCGTACGGCCCATTAGAAGGCCCAAGGTGGAGTCGGAATCCCCGAGATCTAGTTTTTCGGACCGTTGGGGGAGCATCATTGCACGAACTCATTAGAAAACAAGTGCGAAATCCACGACCGTTGCATTTCAAACACAACGCGAACTTCCCCGATCCCaaagctttttttaaaaaggaaaaaaaaaaagcgaatgCGAAAGAGATAGAGAGTAAAAAAAACTACCATAATAGGAAGAGTGCTACACAgaagataagagagagagagagagagagagNaaatttatacttatccttaattgtcattatattattaggaataggactatattcctatatataatatacgggagtttttaaaaaatcctagccgtcatctatcctcttttctctcttccatcttctagcaagaaagacgtccttttgtaagggagctagcacccctgtgaggacatcgatcaaatcaagaatctcgtgtggatacctatagaggccggacgcgtgtgcggcttcaagagaaccgaattccacgatcatcaaattgaggagaatatctatccgcgaaaaaagtaaagattcgatcttatttttcttctttaatcttaaacatgagggatcctaattgcgtggtttttgagattggatctcgagagttttcaaaaatcaaatttgtttgatttctttttccgctgcatttttaccgtacgcaattttctaacaggtCAGACCAAGTCGCGTTGGGTCCGATCGATATGCTGTTCATGCCTTTCAATTTTTAGGAGTTCTATGGTGCCGCAGTATTAAacctttcaaaatatttaaaaaatatcggCTTTCAAAATATCAATAGCGTGATTGAGGTGTTATCAACACAAACATTTTGTTTTGGACGGAAAAATTAATCATCAAAGCTTCTATTGTAGcacatctttatttttttttattaaacagaGATATACCCTATTTTAGGAGACAAGAGAGATAAGAAAAACACGGTAGGCATCAAATAGAGAGTGCATGACAGCCTACAAAACAAGGTCgaaataggagaaaaaaaacgaaaagcAATACTAAAGGAGAAGAAAATATCAGCAGTGTCACGTCTGAAGCGTTTGAATTGTCGATTTCCACAGTCGCACCGTACAAAGAACACTTCTTCTCAAAACTTCACTCTGGCAAAGGCGATTATTGAAAATTCTTCTGTTCCGCTCGTTCCATAGCTCCCAGCAGCCCGCAGTGAAAAAGAGGTCGAAAATGGTTTTAGCTTGTCCAGATAATGCCATTCTTGTGTTGCTCCAGCGCTCCGCTAGCTTCCCATAGGAACAGGTTGTCAATTTTTGCACGGAAGGACATCTTTGTTTTGGACGAGAAAATTATCACCAAAACTTCTACTGTAGGATGTTGATGCTTTAACCACTATAATTTTCTAAAGTTATCAATCCGGGTACTGCACAATTATGAAACGGAATGAAAAGGTTAAACAAACAAAGTGGGACTTCAATTGCTGAATGGTAAGGCCATAAGGGCTCCATGCATTAGAATTGGTCGCAAAAGTACTCCGCAGTTTGTCGTAAATTGAAAGCATCTTCTGGAAACTCTTTCTTCTGGAAGTTTCGTATTGCacaattttagatcaaaatttaattttgggaAAGAATGAATTGTTTACTTGATTGGACTTGGTTGCCTTTTTGTCCCACTCACATCAATTAAACATTATTATAAATCTTCTTTTTTGAACATTTTAAACCAATATGAGTCAACAAAGAGAAGGGGGTCAAGCCACGCATCAGCACTCGCAAAAGGGTCGGTGTTGGCGACTCAAGTGCTATATGGGTCCACATCGGGCCCCAGAGAAGAAGCTTCCATTTTAGATCACAATATGTCTTTATTGATCATGTTGGTATCTCCATGTCGTGGAGTCATTTTAAAACTTATTCTTCCTAAATTATTCTTAGTGGAGTCACTATATATAATTCattacttaaaaattaaaaaaccatCATCAAGTTGTGTTAAACTTATTTCTATAGATGTTAGTTGAAAATTATTATGCTGGTAAAGTTCAAATTAATATTCTAAGACTAATATTTCCTTGGGCCTTGACCCATAAAATCACAGAAATTGTAATTTGTTCTGGGCCAAATTCAAGTTGGGCTCACTTTTGAACCACTTAGATCTTTACGAACTTCTTCCGTACGGCCCATTAGAAGGCCCAAGGTGGAGTCGGAATCCCCGAGATCTAGTTTTTCGGACCGTTGGGGGAGCATCATTGCACGAACTCATTAGAAAACAAGTGCGAAATCCACGACCGTTGCATTTCAAACACAACGCGAACTTCCCCGATCCCaaagctttttttaaaaagaaaaaagaaaagcaaatgcGAAAGAGATAGAGAGTATAAAGAAACTACCATAATAGGAAGAGTGCTACACAgaagataagagagagagagagagagagagaaagaaaaagaaagagaccaAGTTTTGATTTTTACAGCGATGGGTTGCATCTCCTCCAAATTACTTGCCACCACCGCGGATTTCGATCGAGAGATCGAGTTCCCCACCAACGAAAACCATGTCGTCTCCCTCACCTCCACCACCTATGGCTTGCTCAACCTCGAACGCCACGAAGAGAAGAGCGCATTGAAGGAATGGAGAAGATCACCCCATGTTTTCGTTGTTCCCCAATCGAAGAAGAGGGTTTCGAAAGAAGCAGCTCCAGAGATCATCAATGCGTGGGATCTGATGAAGGATCTCGAGGAAGAGGCGCCCATTTGGTCTCAGAAGAAGAAACCCGCTAAACCTCACGTTTCGATCCATCTATGGTCTCCGGCGAAAGCCATTGTCGCGGCTTCGCCGAAGAAGCCGAAGAGGAAGACGCTGGGGAGGGAGAACAACAACAGCCCACTCCAGCCGAGTTCGGAAAAATCCGATCTCGATTCGAATCGGGTCTTGAAACCCTTGAATTCGTCGGAGAATTCGAAATGTGTGGGGCTCAGTTCGACGATTCCGAAAAGGAGCACTCCTTTGAGCGCAAGTACTCCTTTGAGTGTAAGCATTCACAGGTCAGGGAATGATTCTTCGGTTTCTTCGTCGAGACGGAGCCTCAGCCCTCTCTTCGACCCGGAGCTTCTCGCTTCCATGGAAAGGGAGCTCCTCCTTTTCGATGAAGGAGAGCAGATCAAAAAGGTGGTAGCTTCGGAACCCGGTAGTCGAAAAGCACAAGAATCAAACTTGCTTCTCAATTCCTTTGAATTGAAGTGCCTGCCTGGGGGGGAAAACTCTGTTGTTCTCTACACGACAACACTGAGAGGGATCAGAAAAACCTTTGAGGATTGCAATGCCGTCAGATCGACGATCGAATCGCACGACGTTCGGATTGTGGAGCGAGACCTTTCGATGGATTCGGGATATAGAGAAGAGCTCAGAATGCTGATGGGTACGAGGGAAGTGAAAGTCCCAGTTTTGTTTGTGAAGGGGAGATTGATCGGCGGAGCGGAGGAGGTGCTCAAGTTAGAAGAGGACGGGAAAATGGGGGTTATGTTGGAGGGGATTGAGAGGGCCAAAGAGTGGTGCAAAGGGTGCGGAGGGGTGAGGTTTGTGATGTGCAGGGATTGCAACGGGAGCTGCAAGGTGTTGgatgaggaggagaagaagatggtTAAGTGTGGGGAGTGCAATGAGAATGGGTTGATCCATTGCCCGATTTGTTGTTCAGTTTGATTCGCTGTAGTACGATAACCGAGTCCTACACCTTCTCTTAGTTCTTTTACTTGACTACATATCTTGAAATAGGTGGTGACGGTGGGTTGATTTATTAATGTCTACCCTTCCATGCTGTTTGTGGTCTACCAACTTggaattatatgaaacaacgtTAATTTAGTTtgtgttcttcttcttccgatCATATCCCTTCGTACTTCGTTTGTCCGAGTCCGAGTCCCCAGACTCTTTGCAACTATGCTTACATGTCATATTTTGTATGTATAATTGGCAAATTCACCATGATGTATGTATATTACAGCTAATGAACTAAAACAGTTGTGACACTCCACTAGTGTGCGAAATGCAGAAATACTGCATACAGCTCGCTACATCTTTTTACAAGAATTTACCGCACAATGCATAGGCTTCGCATATAAAGGCATGCTGTAACCATACCACCCACAAGAACAATCAGTACGAGAAGCACTCCAGTTTGCTAGGAAGTGAGATGAAACCTCATACGCTAAAAACTACGAAGTAATAGCATACAAAAATATCTTTTCGAAAAGAGATAAATTTGCTCTCAGCGGGAATCTCAATTGCCTTTCTTACAAAACTCTCTCAAAAGATACTACAGAGTAAAGATAAGTCCCTCTCTCATTTTGGATTCCTGAGAACAATTATAACAGAATCCCCACGGAGGAACATCTTACTGATGAACCTATCCTTGTTCACAGGAAGTGCTTTTTTCTTGCCTTTACCAGTCTTCGgtacctgaaaaaaaaaaaaatcatcacaCATGTtgagatgataaaaaaaaaatgacaggaCAGGAAGGAAAGAAGTCGCTGTGCATGAAGAATATACCTCAGTCCACATCTCCCTCACATTCTCAAGAACCATGTTGCAGTGACGATCAAAGGCCCTGACACGACCAAGTAACTTCTTGTTGTTCCTACAGTTGATGAGCACCTGATCCAGCAGAGAGACAAGTTCACAAATTAGAATTGTGGCACAAAAGGGGTTATTCCATGAAATGAAAGAGGGCAATTATTATTCTCTTCCCAATCACAGTAGAGTTCACATAGGCTGATAAGAAGCATTTACTCACTATGCAAGATTGTTAGCATTATATTCTCTAAGCAAGCTAGATAAAGTGTCACAATTCTTTTGTACTATAACTGCATAAACATGACTGGTGAAAAGGTGATGCCTCTTACCTGTGTGTTATTCTTCACACTCATCATTAGAACTGATAGAGGACCAGTATTGaattcctcttcctctttctttacCTGTCATCAATAAGATGTAAGAAATGGTAATGTTAAGGGATTATGAATAGTAAGAAAAAGTGTGTTAGGATAAGTAcaattagggaaaaaaaaaacaatgactAAATACATTTTAGCATAAGGTGCCTGCACTAACGATTGACACATTATTCAGAAAGTTCAGCTTATACGCATCTACAACTAAAGTTGGCCCTTCGAGTATCTTCATTTCCAGTACTATAGTCACTAGGTTGTTACAAATGTACACGGTAAAATAGTATATTAAGTACCACTCAAGCAGAAGTTGTGTAATTAATACTATGAATATTTTGTTACCTGATGAAacattttttaacatttttgagGAAACCATTACTCTCCGATAGAATTTGATGTATTTCTTTGAAATCAAACGTAATGGCTAGGGTAGATTCCAAAGtcaaacttttcaaatttaagcACTCATTTTAAAATGTTGTATAGTTCAGGTAAGGCTCATAAGCATTACAGCAAATTATGATGAAACTCTAGGTATGGAGGACTAGTTTCTAGTAATAGTTCAAGCAATACAAAAGTGATTTAAGGATGAAGCACCTtcacaattaaaatatataagcatTCTAAAGTTTCAAGTTGAAAGAACTTACAGTTGTATCCTCCTCCATTGACATCCTGCAAAGCGAAGAAAAGAAAACGGCATTAGAGAAATACCGACCGAAAATCATggaattctacttttacttcCATTAGCATAAATGAATtgtaaaagatgtaataaaGCATACTAGGATATCAGAAGACTAAAATATGTGCAAAAATAGGATTACCGGAGGGTTGACGCCAAGCTGCTAGCTATTTCATAGATTTTTAATATTGTGAAAactattcaaattcaaaatacgtTCCAGGACTCcatattattgaaaatttagctTGGATAATGAGGACAACAGCAATAACAGAAGGTAAAAGAGAGGAAATAAACACGAGTATTTAAAGATTATATGACACCAAATAACTATTCATGTACCATCTTACAAGAATTTATTCTATAAAATAGAAACAATAGCTATTTTTACAAAGAAACATTACGAGGGAAACAAATATTTAAGATAAGGAATAAACTTCATAACACAATTATAAAAACACAACTCTGTACAAAGATCTACGCCCTAAGAACCTCATAAGTGCATGAACTAAAAATTGACTCTTTCTGTCATGTCTTTAtaaatctttctttttaaagaaagtatatatatactggaatactatcggtaggaagggctccgttgccacccatttgttttcaatgatcaagcctccaaatcgacgatcgacacaatttgaacatgatctataccacttgaaacatctagaaatcaaatttcattctttttcgatatcgttctcttgtccatcaaatagacacaaaaatgaacggttgaaaatgaatatcctttaaaaaatgatgataggactcttctaatcaagatcaagagtatgatcttattttaaatagttttaaaaaaattttaatcaaaattcaactgatttggatatctttacgccgttaaatgagaaCATCTCATATTGaccgttaaaattataaattttgaaacgctttgatcattaggctaatgatgtaaaaaagatttgaaatttNAtcaaaattcaactgatttggatatctttacgccgttaaatgagaaCATCTCATATTGaccgttaaaattataaattttgaaacgcTATGATCATTAGGCTAATGAtgtaaaaaagatttgaaatttcatttctagatacttcaagtgatataaatCATATTAAACAGtattgatcgtcgatttgaagactcgatcatcgaaaacaaatgagtggcaacagagcccgtttgctctctctctctctctctctctctctctctctctacacacacacacacacacacacacacacacacacacacacacacacgtgtTCTCAGA
The nucleotide sequence above comes from Ananas comosus cultivar F153 linkage group 17, ASM154086v1, whole genome shotgun sequence. Encoded proteins:
- the LOC109722949 gene encoding uncharacterized protein LOC109722949, with the translated sequence MGCISSKLLATTADFDREIEFPTNENHVVSLTSTTYGLLNLERHEEKSALKEWRRSPHVFVVPQSKKRVSKEAAPEIINAWDLMKDLEEEAPIWSQKKKPAKPHVSIHLWSPAKAIVAASPKKPKRKTLGRENNNSPLQPSSEKSDLDSNRVLKPLNSSENSKCVGLSSTIPKRSTPLSASTPLSVSIHRSGNDSSVSSSRRSLSPLFDPELLASMERELLLFDEGEQIKKVVASEPGSRKAQESNLLLNSFELKCLPGGENSVVLYTTTLRGIRKTFEDCNAVRSTIESHDVRIVERDLSMDSGYREELRMLMGTREVKVPVLFVKGRLIGGAEEVLKLEEDGKMGVMLEGIERAKEWCKGCGGVRFVMCRDCNGSCKVLDEEEKKMVKCGECNENGLIHCPICCSV
- the LOC109722952 gene encoding small nuclear ribonucleoprotein Sm D2-like, giving the protein MSMEEDTTVKKEEEEFNTGPLSVLMMSVKNNTQVLINCRNNKKLLGRVRAFDRHCNMVLENVREMWTEVPKTGKGKKKALPVNKDRFISKMFLRGDSVIIVLRNPK